In Candidatus Saccharibacteria bacterium oral taxon 488, a single window of DNA contains:
- the arcA gene encoding arginine deiminase, translated as MDPLHITSEIGRLKAVLLHRPGEELENLTPDYLTDLLFDDIPYLQVAQKEHDAFAQVLRDHGVEVLYLDQLVTEALYTDQLREQFVDEMLANSKQGSRRVTRVLRQFLLDLPTNAMVRKIMAGVRKDEITLPPDQHQQLHNMIEKNHYPFYLDPMPNLYFTRDPAATIGHGLTINKMHWPARRRESLFMRYIIDHHPRFAGKNVPVWYDRHEKFSIEGGDELVLSSEVMAIGVSERTTAEAIEKMATKLFAGSGFKKVVAMEIPKSHAFMHLDTVFTMIDRDKFTIHPEIRDRGGKMNCFVLEKVEGQPFPRITHETDLEHVLRVALGLPSVTLIECGGGDPIAAAREQWNDGSNTLAIAPGVVVTYDRNYVTNQKLREHGVEVIEVSGAELGRGRGGPRCMSMPLVREDV; from the coding sequence ATGGATCCATTACATATTACATCAGAAATTGGCCGACTTAAGGCGGTGCTGTTGCATCGTCCGGGCGAAGAATTAGAAAACTTAACACCAGACTACTTGACTGATCTGCTGTTTGACGACATTCCGTATTTGCAGGTCGCCCAAAAGGAGCATGATGCGTTTGCTCAGGTATTGCGTGATCACGGTGTCGAGGTGTTGTATCTCGATCAGCTGGTGACCGAGGCGCTATATACTGATCAATTACGCGAGCAGTTTGTTGATGAAATGTTGGCAAATTCGAAGCAAGGGTCACGCCGCGTCACCAGGGTGCTGCGCCAGTTCCTGCTAGACCTACCAACGAACGCGATGGTGCGTAAAATTATGGCCGGTGTGCGCAAGGACGAGATTACGCTGCCGCCAGACCAGCACCAGCAATTGCATAATATGATCGAGAAAAATCACTATCCATTCTATCTCGATCCGATGCCAAATCTGTACTTTACCCGCGACCCGGCTGCAACCATCGGTCATGGTCTGACGATCAACAAGATGCACTGGCCGGCGCGTCGTCGTGAGTCGCTATTCATGCGCTACATCATTGATCATCATCCACGGTTTGCCGGCAAGAATGTACCGGTGTGGTATGATCGCCACGAAAAGTTCTCAATTGAAGGTGGCGATGAGCTAGTGTTGAGCAGTGAAGTGATGGCCATCGGCGTATCGGAGCGCACCACGGCTGAGGCGATTGAAAAGATGGCGACGAAACTGTTTGCTGGTTCTGGCTTTAAGAAGGTCGTTGCCATGGAAATTCCAAAGTCGCACGCCTTTATGCACCTGGACACGGTGTTTACGATGATTGATCGGGACAAGTTTACTATTCATCCGGAAATCCGCGATCGCGGCGGCAAGATGAATTGTTTCGTATTGGAAAAGGTCGAGGGACAGCCGTTCCCACGCATTACGCACGAGACGGATCTCGAGCATGTCTTGCGGGTGGCCTTGGGGCTGCCGAGTGTTACCCTGATCGAATGTGGCGGCGGTGATCCAATTGCGGCGGCTCGTGAGCAGTGGAATGACGGCTCGAATACCTTGGCGATTGCGCCGGGCGTGGTGGTAACCTATGACCGCAACTATGTGACCAACCAAAAACTGCGCGAGCACGGCGTTGAAGTTATAGAAGTCAGTGGTGCTGAGCTTGGCCGCGGCCGCGGCGGTCCGCGCTGTATGAGTATGCCGCTGGTACGGGAGGATGTATAA
- the argF gene encoding ornithine carbamoyltransferase, translating to MAQSLKGRSFLTLGDFTAGDIRLLLTTANEYKRMKYAGTPHRIHEGKNIALLFEKTSTRTRCAFTVAANDLGIAPEYLGKDDIQLGKKETVEDTAKVLGRMFDGIEFRGFAHKTVEDLAKHAGVPVWNGLTDKFHPTQILADFMTIEEHLGRLHGVKLVFVGDGRNNMANSLLLGSAIMGLDFRILAPRELFPEEGLVHHAHELAHQNHGRITITDNFEEALRGADVVYTDVWVSMGEEDKFAERINQLRHFQVNRDMLNLTGNPEVKFMHCLPAFHDALTTTGQHIRDDFGLEAMEVTDDVFRSPNSIVFDQAENRMHTIKAVIALTL from the coding sequence ATGGCACAAAGTTTGAAGGGGCGATCATTCCTAACACTGGGTGATTTTACCGCGGGTGACATTCGGTTGCTACTAACGACGGCGAATGAATATAAGCGGATGAAGTACGCTGGTACGCCGCATCGGATTCATGAGGGCAAGAATATTGCGTTATTGTTTGAGAAGACCTCGACCAGGACGCGCTGCGCCTTTACGGTGGCAGCTAACGACCTCGGTATCGCGCCGGAGTATCTCGGTAAGGACGATATTCAGCTTGGCAAGAAAGAGACAGTCGAGGATACCGCCAAGGTGCTGGGCCGGATGTTTGATGGTATTGAGTTTCGTGGTTTTGCGCACAAAACGGTAGAAGATCTAGCGAAGCACGCCGGCGTGCCGGTGTGGAACGGATTGACTGATAAGTTCCACCCAACGCAGATTCTAGCCGACTTTATGACTATCGAGGAGCACCTTGGTCGGCTGCACGGCGTCAAGCTGGTGTTTGTCGGCGATGGCCGCAACAACATGGCTAATAGTTTGCTGCTCGGCTCGGCCATCATGGGGCTGGACTTTCGGATTTTAGCGCCGCGTGAATTGTTCCCTGAAGAGGGCCTCGTCCATCACGCGCATGAGCTGGCGCACCAGAACCACGGGCGGATTACTATCACTGATAATTTTGAGGAAGCCCTGCGCGGTGCCGATGTCGTTTACACCGATGTCTGGGTGTCGATGGGCGAAGAGGATAAGTTCGCTGAGCGCATCAATCAGCTGCGTCACTTCCAGGTTAATCGCGACATGCTGAACCTTACTGGCAATCCTGAGGTCAAGTTCATGCACTGCTTGCCGGCCTTTCATGATGCGTTGACCACGACCGGCCAGCACATCAGGGATGATTTCGGGCTAGAGGCGATGGAGGTGACGGATGACGTCTTCCGCTCGCCAAATTCGATCGTCTTTGACCAGGCGGAGAATCGTATGCATACCATCAAGGCGGTTATCGCTTTGACGCTGTAG
- a CDS encoding YfcC family protein, which produces MSNTGVKEAPDMVEKMKKIKKKLRSPSAFTVLFVVIALMAVLTWIIPSGVYNTKPDPNDAEKTVRIAGTYKQTDKVTTKKADDGTETTTDSRQGLWDAALAPIKGMSEKLDVIVFVLILGGFLGVTMKTGALDATLGAMLRKMKGKEKWLIPILMTFFAIGGTTYGMQEEAVAFYALVVPIMMAAGYNAMTAVMVIVLGGGVGVLGSTLNPFSTGIAAKSADVPLGNVLGLQSIILLLCLIAAIVFTMRYASKVKAGKYKDDVRYKPATTALDMSNVPEFTGPRKAVMAVFGVTFLLMIISLIPWGNWGITLFADIHKWFAGLPVVGAILGLDHVLPFGEWYFNEISTLFLLSTLVIAAIYYRQFKKEEVFVVDTFLKGTADLLSVALIIAVAAGVGVVMQNGAIQDTIISWGESALKGAGSFVGILAYIFYLPMSFIIPSSSGLAAATMPVIAPVADLVGSSKEIIVVAFAAASGLLNMMAPTIASLMGGLALAGVSYRAWLKRSMPIMVVFAIISLVAITVYGAIA; this is translated from the coding sequence ATGTCTAATACAGGAGTAAAGGAGGCTCCGGACATGGTAGAAAAAATGAAAAAAATTAAGAAAAAGCTGCGCTCGCCCTCAGCCTTTACCGTGCTGTTTGTGGTGATTGCCTTGATGGCAGTCCTAACGTGGATTATCCCGTCTGGTGTGTACAACACAAAACCAGATCCAAATGATGCGGAAAAGACAGTGCGCATCGCTGGTACGTATAAACAGACTGATAAAGTCACTACTAAAAAAGCCGATGACGGCACCGAGACAACCACTGATTCCCGCCAAGGTTTGTGGGATGCAGCACTTGCACCGATCAAGGGCATGAGTGAGAAGCTCGACGTCATCGTCTTCGTGTTGATCCTCGGTGGCTTCCTCGGGGTGACGATGAAGACTGGTGCGCTGGATGCGACGCTTGGTGCCATGCTGCGCAAGATGAAGGGCAAGGAGAAATGGCTTATCCCAATTCTCATGACGTTCTTCGCTATCGGTGGTACCACCTACGGCATGCAGGAAGAGGCAGTGGCGTTTTATGCGCTGGTGGTGCCGATCATGATGGCGGCTGGCTACAACGCCATGACCGCGGTGATGGTGATCGTGCTCGGTGGTGGCGTCGGTGTGCTTGGCTCGACCTTGAATCCATTTTCGACTGGTATCGCTGCCAAGTCGGCTGACGTGCCACTCGGTAATGTGTTGGGTCTCCAATCAATAATTTTACTGCTCTGTTTGATCGCGGCTATCGTGTTCACCATGCGATACGCGTCAAAGGTAAAGGCTGGTAAGTATAAAGATGATGTTCGCTACAAGCCAGCCACCACCGCACTTGATATGAGCAACGTGCCAGAATTTACCGGTCCGCGTAAAGCAGTGATGGCGGTCTTTGGCGTCACTTTCCTACTGATGATCATCTCGCTTATCCCGTGGGGCAACTGGGGGATCACACTGTTCGCCGATATCCATAAATGGTTTGCAGGGCTACCGGTCGTTGGTGCTATCTTGGGTCTTGATCATGTCTTGCCATTTGGTGAGTGGTACTTCAACGAGATCTCGACCCTGTTTCTGTTGTCAACCTTAGTCATCGCAGCGATTTATTATCGCCAATTCAAGAAAGAGGAAGTCTTCGTTGTTGACACCTTCCTGAAGGGTACAGCCGATCTACTGAGTGTGGCACTGATCATTGCAGTGGCAGCTGGTGTTGGCGTGGTGATGCAGAATGGTGCGATCCAAGACACGATCATTAGCTGGGGTGAATCTGCACTGAAGGGTGCGGGTAGCTTTGTTGGTATTCTCGCCTATATCTTCTACTTGCCGATGAGCTTTATCATTCCGTCATCATCAGGTCTAGCGGCGGCAACTATGCCAGTCATTGCGCCGGTGGCTGATCTAGTCGGCTCCAGCAAGGAGATCATCGTTGTCGCATTTGCCGCGGCATCGGGTCTGTTGAATATGATGGCCCCAACCATTGCTTCATT